A region of the Stieleria neptunia genome:
AAGAGACGACCCGCAAGGCCGAACATAAATCGCATTACGAATGCGCCGTATCGGTGATGTTGTTGTGCGAAATCAGCGCCACGCGGTATCGCAACGAACTTGCCATGTTCAAGCGTTTCTATGACGAGAACCAAAAGCCACACGGCGGGTACGGGTATCCGGAGGATCGGGAGGGAGACGTTTCGCAGACTCAGTACGCGATCCTCGCGATTTGGACCCTTGATCGACATGGATTTAAACTCGATTACAACCGTGTCAAGGCCGCGTTGGACTGGCTGATCGCCGTTCAGGACATCAATGGTCCGTGGCCCTATCACGGTAAAGTCCCGGTCAACGGTGGTTTGGCGCGACAGGAGAAAACCGGCATGTCGATGGCGTTGGCCGGGGCAGCCAGCTTGCTGATCGGCGGTGATGCGTTGCGGGTTTGGGGCGATACGGTGGTCGATGACGAACCGGGAATCGTCGGCTTGCCCAAAGCGGTCAAGATCTACAAAGAAGATGTCAACGTCGAGCGACGAAAGACGGTGAAAGTGCCGCCCCAACGGCTGCTCGGCCCCTGCGAATACATGGAGCGGTGGCGGCAACAAAACCCGGAGAAGTTCAGTGGCAACCTCTACTGGTACTTCTACACCGCTTACACCACCGAACGCTACGAGAGCTTTGTCGAAATCGCCAAAGGACTTCCCGCCAACAAAAGCCCTGCGTGGTACAACCGGATCGTCGGCGAATTGATCAAAATGCAATCGGCCGAGTCGGGGGGCTGGGAGATCAAGGCTCACACCTCACCGCCGTTGAGCACCGCGTTTGCCATCCTGTTCCTGATTCGCAGTACCCAAAAAGCCCTGGGAACCGGGGCCAGCGCATCGGCCATCGGCGGCTACCAATTCGGCGATGATGTCAGCAATGCGGAACTGGTCGGCGGGCAGGTGATCACCAAGGCGCCGGCCCAGTCGGTCACTCAAATGCTGGAGTTGCTCGAAAGCGATGGAGCCGATGATCTGGATGGAAAAGCGCTCGCCGACCGTGCCGTCTTGCCCACCAATCCGGTCGAACGATCCGCACAGCTGGACCGCCTGGAACGCCTCGTCCGCGGCAGCAGGTCCTGGCAGGCACGGCGGGTGTCCGCAAGGTTGCTCGGCACCAGCGATGACCTGCGCGTCGTTCCGGCACTGATTTATGCCTTGAGCGATCCCGATCATGCCGTCCGCGCCTATGCCCGTGACGGATTACGCTTCATCAGCCGAAAGTTCGAAGGCTTCGGGATGCCCGACAAGCCGACGAACGCGGAGATCCGCCAGGCGCAACGCAAGTGGCGTCAGTGGTACCTGACGATGAAACCGGGTTACGTCTTTATCGACGAAATTTAGTGGCACGGTTCAAACGTCTGCACGGCTTAATTCCGCATCAGGATCGATGAACGCCGCCGCGCTGATCTTTGCTGAAACCGCCGACGGATGGACGCCGTGGCTGGAAACGACCGGCGTCGTCCTGTTGGCGATCGCGCTGGTCGTTGGTTGCTCGGTCGCATGGCTCACGAACCTGATCGCGCTGCCGGGGAATTGGATCGGTGTGTTGCTGATCGCGCTGTACGCCTGGTTGGGACCGGCGACCGGCCGTTTGGCGATCGGTTACGGCCCGGTGTTGGCCGGATTTGCGATCGCATTGGTCGGTGAGCTGTTTGAGTTTTTTGCCGGTGCGGCCGGCGCCAAGCGGGCCGGGGCGAGTCGCAAATCGACGCTGTATTCGATCATCGGATCGATGGCCGGCGCGATCATCGGCGCGGTCGTGGGTGTCCCCGTACCGGTCGTCGGATCCGTCATCGCGGCGATTCTGTTCGGCGGAATCGGCGCCGCCGCCGGGGCGATGTACGGCGAGTGGTCCGACGGCCGATCCTGGAAAGAAAACTGGTCGGTCGGGCATTCCACCTTCTGGGGACGAACCTTCGGCACGCTTGGAAAAGTGGTGGCGGGACTGTTGATCGTCATCCTTGTCGTTGCCGCCGTCCTCCTTTAATCCACGTCGCCCGTTCATCCAAGTCGCCATGCCTGAAACCACCGACGCATTGCTCCAAACGGCTCTCGATCTGTTGTCGACGGGCAGACGTTCCGAGGCGATTCCGATCTTGCAGCAGGTCGTCCGCTCGACGCCCCAATCGGCCGCGGCGTTTCGGGCCTTGGCCGAAGCCCATCTGGGCAGCGGCGAGCTGGAGGAAGCGCGCCGCTGTTGCCAGCAAGCGACGT
Encoded here:
- a CDS encoding DUF456 family protein, whose protein sequence is MNAAALIFAETADGWTPWLETTGVVLLAIALVVGCSVAWLTNLIALPGNWIGVLLIALYAWLGPATGRLAIGYGPVLAGFAIALVGELFEFFAGAAGAKRAGASRKSTLYSIIGSMAGAIIGAVVGVPVPVVGSVIAAILFGGIGAAAGAMYGEWSDGRSWKENWSVGHSTFWGRTFGTLGKVVAGLLIVILVVAAVLL